A stretch of the uncultured Desulfobacter sp. genome encodes the following:
- the djlA gene encoding co-chaperone DjlA — MSWLGKMIGGTIGLALGGPLGAVAGAAFGHAFVDKREDEYLRSIPGGKRTGLSSNEEAQLVFFTAAFSMLAKISKADGRISEEEIKVVERFMVNDLQLDEASRETAKNIFRNAVTSSQTFEDFARQFYSVFKYQANIIELMMDVLLRVSSADGNVSDAEEQMLLSASRIFRFSQSDYSRLHSRYVKKSDPYYAVLKCDENASNEEIKKKYRALVQEYHPDKIQAKGLPEEFVKFATDKFTEIQDAYEHIRKSRGF, encoded by the coding sequence ATGAGTTGGCTTGGAAAAATGATTGGTGGCACCATTGGGTTGGCCTTGGGTGGTCCTCTGGGCGCTGTGGCAGGCGCTGCATTTGGCCACGCATTTGTGGATAAAAGAGAGGATGAATATTTACGTTCCATTCCGGGCGGTAAGCGTACAGGGCTGTCTTCCAACGAAGAGGCCCAGCTTGTTTTTTTTACCGCGGCCTTTTCCATGCTGGCAAAAATCAGCAAAGCTGACGGGCGGATCAGTGAGGAGGAGATAAAGGTTGTTGAACGTTTCATGGTCAATGACCTCCAACTTGATGAAGCAAGTCGTGAGACCGCTAAAAATATTTTTAGAAACGCCGTTACATCTTCCCAGACCTTTGAGGATTTTGCCCGGCAGTTTTATTCGGTATTCAAATACCAGGCCAATATTATCGAATTGATGATGGATGTCCTGCTTAGAGTCTCTTCGGCTGACGGTAACGTCTCTGATGCCGAGGAGCAGATGCTGTTGTCCGCTTCACGGATTTTTAGGTTTTCCCAATCCGATTATAGCCGGCTTCACAGCAGATATGTTAAGAAATCAGATCCCTATTATGCCGTACTTAAATGCGATGAAAACGCGAGCAATGAAGAGATAAAAAAGAAATACCGGGCCCTGGTTCAGGAGTACCATCCGGATAAAATTCAGGCCAAGGGACTGCCCGAAGAATTTGTCAAGTTTGCCACGGATAAATTCACCGAAATTCAGGACGCCTACGAGCACATCAGGAAAAGTCGGGGTTTTTGA
- a CDS encoding BON domain-containing protein, translated as MELSYQPNSYNGHGPNWSISTQALPTTKHERNSTTCWYFHINISFTPQYFIFIFLAFAILIMPGCGSKNTGSPVYYQSNTENRSRSPIAFVSDTVLMAKIKSKFMSDDMVDPEGIDLKVRHGVVYLDGWVADAYQRRIALDLVKSIDGVGRVVNRLRLTNPGTVFLKPDIKTPVF; from the coding sequence ATGGAACTTTCATATCAACCCAATTCGTATAACGGCCATGGGCCGAACTGGTCTATCAGCACCCAGGCCCTGCCCACAACAAAACACGAAAGGAACTCAACAACTTGTTGGTACTTTCATATAAACATCAGTTTTACACCCCAATATTTTATTTTCATTTTTTTGGCCTTTGCGATATTGATTATGCCGGGGTGTGGATCAAAAAACACCGGATCACCCGTGTACTACCAATCCAACACAGAAAATCGTTCCCGGTCTCCCATCGCATTTGTCAGTGATACGGTGCTCATGGCCAAAATAAAATCAAAATTTATGTCCGACGACATGGTGGATCCTGAAGGCATTGACTTAAAAGTCCGCCATGGGGTTGTTTATCTTGATGGCTGGGTTGCCGATGCCTACCAGCGCCGCATAGCACTGGATCTGGTCAAAAGTATTGACGGGGTGGGCCGGGTGGTCAACCGTCTTCGGCTCACCAACCCGGGTACGGTATTTCTCAAACCGGATATCAAGACACCTGTTTTTTAG